The Deinococcus deserti VCD115 region CGAACCGGGCGTCGCCGATCGCGTCAAGCAGGGAACTCAGGTCGGCGTCCGTGGCCAGCGGACGCTGTTCACGGCGCAGGATCTCAAGGGCCGCCTTGTGTGGTTGTGTCATGGTTGCTCCTTTGACTGGCTGCGCGCAGGGCTGTACGCACCTCGTCGTCGCTGGTCTGCGTGAAATTCTGGTAATACTGACCGACGGCCCGGAACCCAGGCGGCGTGCACAGGCACAGCACCTCGTCGGCGACCCTGCTCAGATCTGCGGAGGCTTCGGGTGAGGCGACCGGTACAGCCACGACGATACGCTCTGGAGTCGCCGCGCGGACCACGCCCACCGCCGCCCGCATGGTGGCGCCGGTTGCCAGCCCGTCATCGACCAGGATGACAGTTCTGCCGGCGAGGTCCGGCGCGCTGCGTCCTTCCCGGTAGGCGGCCTCCCGGCGGGCAAGCTCGGTGCGCTCACGGGTCTCGACCTCACGAATGGCCGTCTCACTGATGTTCAGGCGGGCAATCAGGTCCTCGTGCAGCACCCTCACGTCCCCCGACCCGATAGCCCCCATGGCAACCTCCGGCCAGCCAGGAACCCCCAGTTTGCGCACAGGCAGGACGTCCAGCTGCGCCCGGAGCAGGAGTGCGACCGGCGCAGCAACCGGCACACCTCCGCGGGGCAGGCCCAGCACCAGGGTGCCGGCCGGCCAGTTGCCCCGGGCGTGGAGCAGGTGCGCAAGCTGAGTCCCCGCGTCCGCCCGGTCTCTGAACCAGCAGGTCATGGGCGGCCCGCCTGGAGGCGGTCAGGCTCCGGGTCCACCGGGAAAGAAACCATAACGCCGCCGCAGCGGGCCAGGAAGCCAGGGCGAGTGGTTGAACTAAGAACATTCAGGCTGCGCTTCATAGACAGGTCCTCCCTGTTGTGATGGGGACTTCCATAGTCGAACGTCCGCCTCGTCATGCCGGGTGACAGATTGACCAAACCTGCTGTATGAAACGAATGTCTGGAATGAACTGTGAGTAAATCCAGCCAGGAATCCTTCTCACCTGGCAGGCACAACGCTCATAGGACTTTCTGCTAACCGAACTGCATAGAGGCTATTGCTGCCTGTAAGCATGAGAAGCCGTTCATACAACGTTTAACTTCTGATGCAGCCAGAACCTACTCCATATTCTTAACCGACATGAAGCTCGCCGCCTTTCTATTTCGTTCCAGACACACTGCTGTGGATCTCATCGCATGACCAGCACACTGACTCCACCACAGCTCGACGACCAGCAGCAGATCCTCGCTGCACTGAACGCGTTCCGGCGGGGCGACTTCAGTGTGCGCCTGCCTATGAACTGGGACGGCGTACCCGGCAAAATTGCGGACACTTTCAACGAACTGCTTGAAGAAAGCCAGCGCATTTCGCAGGACATCGCCCGTGTCGGGCGG contains the following coding sequences:
- a CDS encoding phosphoribosyltransferase, translated to MTCWFRDRADAGTQLAHLLHARGNWPAGTLVLGLPRGGVPVAAPVALLLRAQLDVLPVRKLGVPGWPEVAMGAIGSGDVRVLHEDLIARLNISETAIREVETRERTELARREAAYREGRSAPDLAGRTVILVDDGLATGATMRAAVGVVRAATPERIVVAVPVASPEASADLSRVADEVLCLCTPPGFRAVGQYYQNFTQTSDDEVRTALRAASQRSNHDTTTQGGP